One genomic segment of Leishmania major strain Friedlin complete genome, chromosome 8 includes these proteins:
- the ISCL gene encoding inositol phosphosphingolipid phospholipase C-Like, with translation MSHASTFAAGELPIRVLTFNLWGIFNSRMREARMKVFATKIEHYDVILLQEQFSVEDFDLIFQNASPVVQRTYTFRRFCSSFYGSGCAVISRYPISQAFFHTFPLQGYPEMVLHGDFFANKGAAMVRVMVPVTMADGGAAKAQEVTLYTTHLVAVYEKVSQLSSWRRERYLPFRISQAISFADFIVSTSRPTDPIIIGGDFNCSQRSLEVQMMLILLKRYGYDMHSVLPPPRALRDAAAAEQEREVGQRFFTYSDRNTFNSMKTSYFKLLKLEADIPSQIDHMFFSRPAFALLQFADCPDVADGYPCVLQDAPNGLVVFTKNEVHVPPHSAWYGSLWHQLFSGKRVPRGANATGQLAKLRCKAASSTEGQSADDAAHYYPMSDHFGVAALLGMRVEKVDSTTAMICSSAGTGGTAALALTPEEARAVQTVVAFLEDYVRKLRSQAKTARYMAVFSLLLVATNIWVLRRLSAKEEARSAAVLERIYDMAAAATRDTAMVVQPGKGLESIKHGFNTAKDWVNNQAHLTLHIVSKFTGGTPAPGINACDTPEGSKQPAANVADPSEPVPRTVPASTTATTAKRATTTPEGDAAARPDFRAIAEALTVRPLYASAWVSSAFNITAAVVGTVSFAIGVFQRAGNANVLEEQAHQLKKL, from the coding sequence ATGTCGCACGCATCGACCTTTGCCGCGGGTGAGCTGCCCATCCGCGTCCTCACGTTCAATCTCTGGGGCATCTTCAATTCGAGGATGCGTGAGGCGCGCATGAAGGTCTTCGCCACGAAGATCGAGCACTACGATGTCATTCTGCTACAGGAGCAGTTCTCCGTCGAGGATTTCGACCTCATCTTCCAGAACGCCTcgccggtggtgcagcggacGTACACCTTTCGTCGGttctgcagctccttctaCGGCTCCGGCTGCGCCGTCATCTCACGCTACCCCATCAGCCAGGCCTTTTTCCACACTTTCCCCCTCCAGGGCTACCCAGAGATGGTCCTTCACGGAGACTTCTTTGCGAACAAGGGGGCGGCCATGGTCCGGGTGATGGTGCCGGTGACGATGGCggatggcggcgccgccaagGCACAGGAGGTGACCCTCTACACCACTCACCTCGTCGCCGTATACGAAAAGGTTAGTCAGCTGTCCTCGTGGAGGCGCGAGCGCTACCTTCCCTTCCGCATCTCGCAGGCGATCTCGTTCGCCGATTTCATCGTAAGCACCTCGCGTCCGACCGACCCCATCATCATCGGCGGCGACTTCAACTGCTCTCAGCGCTCGCTCGAGGTGCAGATGATGCTGATCCTGCTCAAGCGGTACGGGTACGACATGCACTCCGTCTTACCTCCGccgcgggcgctgcgggatgcagcggcggcggagcaggagcgcgAGGTCGGGCAGCGGTTCTTCACGTATTCGGACCGTAACACCTTCAACTCGATGAAGACGTCGTACTTCAAGCTGCTCAAGCTGGAGGCCGACATCCCCTCGCAGATCGATCACATGTTCTTCTCTCGTCCAGCCTTCGCGCTGCTCCAGTTTGCCGACTGCCCGGACGTCGCCGATGGCTACCCGTGCGTCTTGCAAGACGCACCGAACGGGCTCGTCGTCTTTACCAAAAATGAGGTTCACGTCCCACCGCACTCGGCGTGGTACGGGTCTCTGTGGCACCAGCTGTTCAGCGGCAAGCGCGTGCCACGCGGCGCCAATGCGACCGGGCAGCTAGCGAAGCTGAGGTGCAAGGCGGCGTCATCGACTGAAGGGCAGAGCGCGGACGACGCAGCCCACTACTACCCCATGTCGGACCACTTTGGAGTGGCAGCGTTACTTGGTATGCGTGTGGAAAAGGTGGACTCAACGACGGCCATGATTTGCTCTAGCGCTGGGACGGGCGGCACGGCCGCGTTGGCACTCACCCCTGAGGAGGCGCGGGCTGTCCAGACGGTAGTGGCCTTCTTGGAGGACTACGTGCGCAAGCTCCGCTCACAGGCCAAGACAGCACGCTACATGGCGGTGTTTTCGCTGCTGTTGGTGGCGACGAACATCTGGGTCCTTCGGCGACTGagcgcgaaggaggaggctcGCTCAGCGGCGGTACTGGAGCGCATATACGACATggcagccgccgctaccCGTGATACGGCAATGGTGGTGCAGCCGGGCAAGGGGCTCGAGTCCATAAAGCATGGATTTAACACGGCGAAGGACTGGGTGAATAACCAGGCGCACTTGACGCTGCACATCGTGAGCAAATTCACGGGCGGAACCCCAGCGCCCGGCATCAACGCCTGCGACACACCGGAGGGGTCCAAGCAGCCTGCCGCTAACGTGGCCGATCCGTCAGAACCCGTGCCGAGGACCGTCCCCGCGTCCACCACAGCTACTACGGCCAAGAGGGCCACAACCACACCAGAgggtgatgctgctgcgcgtccggACTTCCGTGCCAtcgcggaggcgctgacggtgcgTCCATTGTATGCCTCCGCGTGGGTCTCCTCCGCGTTCAACATtaccgccgccgttgtgggCACCGTGTCCTTCGCGATTGGTGTGTTTCAGCGCGCCGGTAACGCCAATGTTCTCGAGGAACAAGCGCATCAGCTGAAGAAGTTGTAG
- a CDS encoding ubiquitin-activating enzyme-like protein has translation MAIPPAAPSSVQHSPASRSTASPCPEGPLPAELRAKPIFVVGAGGIGCEVLKVLVLSGFTQVHLIDLDTIDATNLNRQFLFRVADVGNSKADTARRAVLDWFAAADDPAPEHVSALRGRRTPPSIVAYHDNVKADRYDDAFYRQFAVVLSALDNVSARQHVNRMCMRNNIPLIESGTMGYNGQVQPILKNVFECYDCQPKPPETKTFAVCTIHARPTTMVHCVHYAKELYEVLFGSDSSEMDGKGASAISDAGAAAEAGNGSATALQADKQQHGATRPSEGGELSYLRTMVSDWRRRQLPATSSTLDHNDGDDRSGREGSRASCAAALAVELLRLLFVTKVEELLSLKSSWPTEPPEPLSRRDVDRVAAAHMSANATGASSAPLSGDHVLSVQDCMELFVRSVTQCLARPTGLAFRKEDDAATSFVSATANMRAHVFHIAEQSLEDVRSIAGSIIPAIATTNATIAGAVVHELISLLRSSSSISQPASTSAAQPAPLSQAEVTDVSASASMQTSPRGRVVYARKVPQVRRRRVPLSPGQRHTTPALFMEYVGDGATSANESTSPSADHCAPLQAALALVGAERSTAYLLRMSGVAEGGGKAGGSVAVMDHYLVHSTAPNPPNRLHCRVCQDVHPEVRVTLDLRSSTLGQLVHLVLESALKLEAPSVSYGPTVLYEDEDYEVLADHILAEVLRLPPAEAGWVAHQRQSYTLTADALNKDVPWSVVLTHDDKGAAAPAPSPSTVFFQISGLEEAEAAEERALARLAAQQAQQEPPDAEDENGALGAPPGTTGLASSAATTTTPVAVELIVSDDDEVLDMTPAMNAPSNVAAGEDIVLLD, from the coding sequence ATGGCGATACCTCCGGCTGCGCCGTCTTCTGTGCAGCACTCACCTGCGTCCAGGTCGACAGCGTCCCCATGCCCGGAGGGCCCACtgccggcggagctgcgggcGAAACCTATCTTTGTTGTTGGGGCAGGCGGCATAGGCTGCGAGGTGCTGAAGGTTCTCGTGCTGAGCGGCTTCACGCAGGTCCACCTCATCGACCTCGACACGATCGACGCGACGAACCTCAATCGACAGTTTCTCTTCCGAGTGGCAGATGTCGGGAACTCAAAGGCAGACAcggcccgccgcgccgtgcTTGACTGGTTCGCGGCAGCCGATGACCCGGCACCCGAGCATGTCAGTGCTCTCCGTGGCCGTCGTACGCCGCCGAGCATTGTTGCGTACCACGACAACGTCAAGGCAGATCGATACGACGACGCCTTTTACCGGCAGTTCGCCGTGGTGCTGAGCGCGCTGGACAACGTGTCGGCACGACAGCATGTGAACcgcatgtgcatgcgcaACAACATCCCCCTCATCGAGAGCGGCACGATGGGGTACAACGGGCAGGTGCAGCCCATCCTCAAGAACGTGTTCGAGTGCTACGACTGCCAGCCAAAGCCACCCGAGACGAAGACGTTCGCTGTCTGCACCATTCACGCGCGCCCGACGACGATGGTGCACTGCGTGCACTACGCCAAGGAGCTGTACGAAGTTCTCTTTGGCAGCGACTCGTCGGAGATGGATGGCAAGGGCGCGAGCGCCATCTCCGATGCTGGTGCCGCGGCCGAGGCCGGCAACGGCTCTGCTACGGCTTTGCAAGCGGataagcagcagcacggcgcaaCAAGGCCGAGTGAGGGAGGTGAGCTGTCTTACCTGCGCACCATGGTGTCTGACtggcgacgccgccagcTTCCCGCGACGTCGTCTACGCTTGACCACAATGATGGTGATGACCGTAGTGGCCGTGAAGGCAGCCGTGCttcgtgtgctgctgccctcgctgtcgagctgctgcgcctgctctTCGTGACCAAAGTCGAGGAGCTCCTGTCTTTGAAGTCGTCCTGGCCAACGGAGCCGCCGGAGCCGCTGAGTCGACGCGATGTCGATCgcgttgcggcggcgcacatgtCCGCGAATGCCACCGGCGCATCATCGGCGCCGCTATCGGGGGATCATGTGCTGTCGGTGCAGGACTGCATGGAACTGTTCGTCCGATCGGTGACGCAGTGCCTTGCTCGTCCAACCGGGTTGGCCTTCCGGAAGGAGGACGACGCAGCGACTTCTTtcgtcagcgccaccgcaaacatgcgcgcgcacgtgttcCACATCGCGGAGCAGTCGCTCGAGGACGTGCGGAGCATTGCCGGCTCCATTATTCCGGCTATCGCCACGACCAACGCGACGATCGCCGGGGCCGTGGTGCACGAGTTGATCTCGCtactgcgcagcagcagcagcatctccCAGCCAGCGAGCACGAGTGCTGCTCAGCCGGCACCACTGTCGCAGGCAGAGGTGACAGACGTGTCAGCCTCCGCGTCCATGCAGACATCGCCCCGCGGGCGCGTTGTGTACGCCCGCAAGGTGCCacaggtgcgccgccgccgagtgCCGTTGTCGCCAGGCCAGCGACACACTACCCCCGCTCTCTTCATGGAATACGTCGGTGACGGCGCAACTTCGGCGAACGAGAGCACCTCGCCGTCTGCTGACCActgtgcgccgctgcaggcggcACTGGCGTTGGTAGGCGCTgagcgcagcaccgcatATCTTCTCCGTATGTCCGGCGTCgcagaaggcggcggcaaggcggGGGGAAGTGTAGCCGTGATGGACCACTACCTTGTgcacagcaccgcgccgAACCCACCGAACCGCCTGCACTGCCGCGTCTGCCAGGACGTGCATCCAGAAGTGCGCGTTACGCTCGATCTTCGCTCTTCAACGCTCGGCCAGCTTGTCCATCTTGTCCTCGAGAGTGCCTTGAAGTTGGAGGCTCCGTCAGTCAGTTATGGGCCCACCGTGTTGTACGAGGATGAAGACTACGAAGTGCTGGCTGACCACATTctcgcggaggtgctgcggcttcCACCTGCCGAGGCCGGTTGGGTCGCCCACCAACGTCAGAGCTACACTCTCACCGCTGACGCGCTCAACAAGGACGTACCATGGAGTGTAGTGCTGACACATGACGACAAGGgggccgcggcaccggcgccgtcaccgtcaACCGTGTTCTTCCAGATCTCCGGACTagaggaggcagaggcggccgaAGAGAGAGCCTTGGCCCGtctcgcggcgcagcaagcGCAACAAGAGCCGCCTGATGCAGAAGACGAGAACGGAGCCctcggcgcgccgccagGAACGACAGGCCTCGCTTCCTCAGCAGCGACCACGACTacgccggtggcggtggagctCATTGTATCAGATGACGACGAGGTGCTGGACATGACGCCTGCAATGAATGCTCCATCGAACGTTGCGGCAGGGGAAGACATTGTGCTGCTGGACtag